One Lachnospiraceae bacterium C1.1 genomic region harbors:
- a CDS encoding LicD family protein, producing MRSGEAISEVEQKKMLLELLDIIIKRCEEKNYTYMLFWGTLLGAIRHHGMIPWDDDIDIAMPREDYEKFKADVLKNPLAENISFCDYEHPVGNFYPYCMGKIGRSDTIIHHEMFAEKYETFLSIDVFPLDTVADDKVEFDKFRMENDRIMKSVSGCIYRPNREERNLIHYILAFIRVRLRFLFKYDKLMRKRLGLIDRSTKNDSETIAVPTNVNSRGIGLRFSKKSIEVKKAEFDGRMVNIPVGYDEILTKTFGDYMELPPEEERVSHHEYTETCWR from the coding sequence ATGAGATCTGGAGAGGCAATAAGTGAAGTAGAACAAAAGAAAATGCTTTTGGAATTGCTGGATATAATAATAAAAAGATGTGAAGAAAAAAACTATACATATATGTTATTTTGGGGAACACTTTTAGGGGCAATACGACATCATGGAATGATTCCCTGGGATGATGACATAGATATAGCGATGCCAAGGGAAGATTATGAAAAATTTAAGGCAGATGTTCTTAAAAATCCTCTTGCTGAGAATATTTCTTTCTGTGATTATGAACATCCAGTAGGAAATTTCTATCCATACTGTATGGGAAAGATAGGACGTTCGGATACTATTATCCATCATGAAATGTTTGCGGAAAAATATGAAACTTTTTTATCTATAGATGTATTCCCACTTGATACAGTAGCAGACGATAAAGTTGAATTTGATAAATTCAGGATGGAAAATGATAGAATTATGAAGTCTGTTTCAGGATGTATATATCGTCCAAATAGAGAAGAAAGAAATTTAATTCATTATATATTGGCATTTATAAGAGTACGTCTCAGATTCCTATTTAAGTATGACAAACTGATGAGAAAAAGATTGGGATTAATTGATAGATCAACTAAAAATGATTCTGAGACAATAGCTGTACCAACTAATGTAAATAGCAGAGGTATAGGTTTGAGATTCTCAAAGAAGTCTATAGAGGTCAAAAAAGCAGAATTTGATGGCAGGATGGTCAATATACCGGTAGGTTATGATGAAATTCTTACAAAGACATTTGGAGATTACATGGAGCTCCCTCCTGAGGAAGAAAGAGTTTCACATCATGAATATACGGAAACATGCTGGCGTTAA
- a CDS encoding glycosyltransferase family 1 protein has protein sequence MRILYDYQALFMQKYGGVSRYFYEIINGMRKDYPQDKININAAISINYYFKDEIRMRERRLKHANDMVNNSKVYASLLSAAIINKPYDIIHPTFCYDDYLYKYPGLLKKSKIIVTIHDMIHERFGIDETTIAAKKRSLERADGIIAVSEYTKKDMLEIYPNLANKAIKVIYHGSSMKASKGMLNIKLPERYLLFVGQRADYKNFKLLIEAMNELKDEFKDLKVLVSGGGDFSSDEIAMIRKYGMTDLFIKKNLDDNELAHAYRNAAAFVYPSKYEGFGIPILEAYSENCPVLLSNSSCFPEIAGDAGIYFDPDDHNSLADAIRQILGDEEKKNNLIEKGKLRLERYSWEKASKETRDFYGYLLNS, from the coding sequence ATGAGAATATTATATGATTATCAGGCTCTGTTCATGCAGAAATATGGAGGAGTTTCAAGGTATTTTTATGAGATAATCAATGGCATGAGAAAGGATTATCCTCAAGATAAAATTAATATAAATGCAGCTATCTCAATTAATTATTATTTCAAGGATGAAATAAGAATGAGAGAGAGAAGGCTGAAGCATGCCAATGATATGGTTAATAATTCAAAAGTATATGCATCGCTTCTTTCAGCAGCAATTATAAATAAGCCTTATGATATAATTCATCCGACATTTTGTTATGACGATTATTTATATAAATATCCCGGACTGCTTAAAAAATCAAAAATAATAGTGACCATACATGATATGATCCATGAAAGGTTCGGAATTGATGAGACAACAATAGCAGCAAAAAAAAGATCATTGGAGCGGGCCGATGGAATAATCGCTGTCTCAGAATATACAAAAAAAGATATGCTGGAGATATATCCGAATTTAGCAAATAAAGCAATAAAGGTGATATATCATGGTAGTTCTATGAAAGCATCAAAAGGCATGCTAAATATAAAACTTCCAGAAAGATATTTACTCTTTGTTGGGCAGAGGGCTGATTATAAGAATTTTAAATTATTGATAGAAGCCATGAATGAGCTCAAGGATGAATTTAAGGATCTGAAGGTTCTTGTATCCGGCGGAGGAGACTTTAGTTCTGATGAGATTGCAATGATCAGAAAGTATGGTATGACAGATCTGTTTATTAAGAAAAATCTTGATGATAATGAATTGGCACATGCATATAGAAATGCTGCTGCATTTGTTTATCCATCAAAGTATGAGGGATTTGGAATACCAATTTTGGAGGCATATTCAGAGAATTGTCCGGTGCTTTTAAGCAATTCGAGTTGTTTTCCGGAAATAGCAGGTGATGCAGGTATTTATTTTGATCCTGATGATCATAATAGTTTAGCTGATGCTATCAGACAGATTCTTGGTGATGAGGAAAAGAAGAATAATCTTATTGAAAAGGGAAAATTACGACTTGAAAGATATTCATGGGAGAAGGCATCGAAAGAGACAAGAGATTTTTATGGATATCTTTTGAATAGCTAG
- a CDS encoding DUF4869 domain-containing protein: protein MLKVYLGDMQGSIYNTSVYFKNDYEDEWIVDPFVVEMIRDVDKSEVMYSGVIDSPVLGKIPPEKLSGGVKTLILVKFEPDVVFNVSTCGDNCAKWLLKIAENEDRTVNLRHLMDFGKEEFEIEIMNDNTIVHSMKEFVITAVKYI from the coding sequence ATGCTGAAGGTTTATTTAGGAGATATGCAGGGCTCAATATATAATACCTCTGTCTATTTTAAGAATGATTATGAAGATGAATGGATAGTAGATCCGTTTGTTGTTGAGATGATAAGAGACGTAGATAAATCAGAGGTAATGTACAGTGGTGTAATTGATAGTCCTGTGTTGGGAAAAATTCCGCCTGAGAAGTTATCAGGAGGGGTTAAAACATTGATTTTGGTGAAATTTGAGCCTGATGTTGTATTTAATGTTTCGACTTGTGGAGATAATTGCGCAAAATGGTTGTTAAAAATTGCTGAAAATGAAGACAGAACAGTAAATCTTCGACATTTAATGGATTTTGGTAAAGAAGAATTTGAAATTGAGATAATGAACGATAATACTATTGTTCATTCGATGAAGGAATTCGTTATAACAGCTGTTAAATATATATAG
- a CDS encoding glycosyltransferase 87 family protein, producing the protein MTDKAERGCKKEMNGELKEKNIRRRYIIDAFFNAVIVCTSIFSAFFICHDDLYINTRWGLWLIRCLQTGRLREYAAFLYSIDDTTNYSPLINIITVIIQCPIYLIGLLRGRGFRVVVYVGWYKCIILAVTLATVLMLRKTLRLLQHDESYVRLASILFAVSPVIQFVGIGMGQVDFLGNFLLASSLYYFHSKNYGRMACCMSLTFIVKPIPILIYFPFLLISVMRIGKKTWRMLSILLIFPVISIILSRFYFYDYKKYAEILASKFNFTGRIFEESLQNNSFFFLTVLLSCYLLFEYLIKNGTDKEVPVYLAASINFAAFTIFVGWHPQWIVYMVTILCILGGYIEERLNLLLLYAGFNFGYIIYVISGFRNNVDNTMVERSVVADILNISGHGYDMAHYLEMVFPPYLKEIGHTIVTATLILIIYLFFKICRNRDYEMIPYSQKTDNFFFDCIYIAEAFPVVFVSAATFVIHVRYAYILGLG; encoded by the coding sequence GTGACAGACAAAGCAGAGAGAGGATGTAAAAAAGAAATGAATGGGGAATTAAAAGAAAAAAATATCAGACGAAGATATATCATAGATGCTTTTTTTAATGCTGTGATTGTCTGTACAAGCATTTTTTCAGCTTTTTTTATATGCCATGACGATCTCTATATTAATACAAGATGGGGATTATGGTTAATACGTTGTTTACAGACGGGAAGGCTTAGGGAATATGCTGCATTTCTATATAGTATAGACGATACTACAAATTATTCGCCCCTTATTAATATTATTACAGTTATTATACAGTGTCCCATATACCTTATAGGATTACTACGAGGGAGAGGATTCCGTGTTGTGGTGTATGTTGGTTGGTATAAATGTATTATTTTGGCAGTGACTTTAGCTACAGTTTTAATGCTAAGAAAAACACTCAGGCTTTTACAACATGATGAATCCTATGTCAGATTGGCATCTATCTTGTTTGCAGTATCTCCGGTAATTCAATTTGTAGGAATTGGAATGGGACAGGTCGATTTCTTAGGTAATTTTTTGCTGGCTTCTTCACTTTATTATTTTCATTCAAAGAATTATGGTAGAATGGCGTGTTGTATGTCATTGACATTTATTGTTAAACCAATACCTATTTTAATATATTTTCCATTCTTGTTGATATCTGTAATGAGAATTGGGAAAAAAACATGGCGTATGCTGTCAATTTTGCTGATATTTCCAGTAATATCTATAATACTAAGCAGATTTTATTTTTATGATTATAAAAAATATGCAGAAATTCTAGCAAGTAAGTTTAATTTTACAGGAAGAATTTTTGAAGAATCACTGCAGAATAACTCATTTTTCTTTTTAACAGTGTTATTATCTTGCTATTTACTTTTTGAGTATCTAATTAAAAACGGAACAGATAAGGAGGTGCCTGTATATTTGGCAGCATCTATAAATTTTGCTGCGTTTACTATTTTTGTTGGGTGGCATCCGCAGTGGATTGTTTATATGGTTACTATATTATGTATATTGGGCGGATACATTGAGGAAAGATTAAATTTACTTCTCTTGTATGCTGGGTTTAATTTTGGATATATTATTTATGTAATTTCAGGATTTAGAAACAATGTAGATAATACCATGGTAGAAAGAAGCGTAGTTGCGGATATTCTAAATATAAGTGGACATGGTTATGATATGGCTCATTATCTGGAAATGGTTTTTCCTCCATATTTAAAAGAAATCGGACATACAATTGTAACGGCAACGCTTATTTTGATCATATATTTGTTTTTTAAGATATGCAGAAATAGGGATTATGAGATGATTCCATATAGCCAAAAAACAGACAATTTCTTTTTTGACTGTATATATATCGCAGAAGCATTTCCTGTAGTATTTGTATCAGCAGCAACGTTTGTAATACATGTACGATATGCTTACATACTAGGGTTAGGTTAA
- a CDS encoding rhamnan synthesis F family protein, producing the protein MNRLGIFCFFNKEGKVNEYVKVLLNEMVRYFSKLYIVCNGKVSDEGRETLKKYSEFIYERDNVGFDAGAYKYAFTKLITEEDLKNYDAVLIFNDTFYGPFKPINYIFEEMESRNCDIWGLTAYNKFESKNRPYHIQSFFVEFMQSVISSGSFIDFWKGLDINFNDFFDCVNNYEMKMTSYFEAHGYSVDSFITNNIEGSMYLEYPYEIFVENNCPIIKKKCFTIIKNYPRYAVLDLLKLLEYVSNKYGECDWMYDDILRTYDIIKLKNSMQLNIVCTEISDYSENNISIYCSDENDLCKFENLGFTDIYSEEKSFIDRIELDDDIALVFSPLENKAVTKEMKDIIFDSIVKNKKYVADLCKKFNEHAYIGCILPRAIAYDCFNVFENEYISYGCFWIRKNILKAILKSGKKLSEIVLMRGNMLALEVQKYGGYTYTAESITSLNTNNAVNERMWREMLFHLRENFEFTMLEEIIEKLHADKLHRRRIKNIIKHKFYRMD; encoded by the coding sequence ATGAATAGACTTGGTATTTTTTGTTTTTTTAATAAAGAAGGAAAAGTAAATGAATATGTTAAAGTGCTGCTAAATGAGATGGTAAGGTATTTTTCAAAGCTTTATATAGTTTGTAATGGTAAAGTATCTGATGAAGGACGAGAAACCTTAAAAAAATATTCAGAATTTATTTACGAACGTGATAATGTTGGTTTTGATGCGGGAGCATATAAATATGCATTTACAAAATTGATCACAGAAGAAGACCTAAAAAATTATGATGCTGTGTTGATTTTCAATGATACATTTTACGGTCCATTTAAACCAATCAATTACATTTTTGAAGAAATGGAATCGAGAAATTGTGATATATGGGGGCTTACTGCTTATAACAAATTTGAGAGTAAAAATAGACCTTATCATATTCAGAGTTTTTTTGTTGAATTTATGCAGAGTGTGATTTCATCAGGAAGTTTTATTGATTTTTGGAAGGGATTAGATATAAATTTTAATGACTTTTTCGATTGTGTAAATAATTATGAAATGAAAATGACGTCTTATTTTGAGGCACATGGATATAGTGTCGATTCTTTTATAACTAATAATATAGAGGGCTCAATGTATTTGGAATATCCATATGAGATATTTGTCGAGAATAATTGTCCAATTATAAAAAAGAAATGTTTTACAATAATTAAGAATTATCCGAGATACGCAGTATTAGATTTATTAAAATTATTAGAATATGTCAGTAATAAATACGGAGAATGTGACTGGATGTATGATGACATATTGAGAACATATGACATTATTAAATTAAAAAATTCAATGCAACTAAATATTGTTTGTACAGAAATAAGTGACTATTCTGAAAACAATATATCTATATACTGTTCTGATGAAAATGATCTTTGCAAATTTGAGAATTTGGGTTTTACAGATATATATTCAGAAGAAAAAAGTTTCATTGATAGGATTGAATTAGATGATGATATAGCTTTAGTCTTTTCACCGTTAGAAAATAAGGCTGTTACGAAGGAAATGAAGGATATTATATTTGACTCTATTGTGAAAAATAAGAAATATGTAGCAGACTTATGTAAAAAGTTTAATGAACATGCATATATAGGTTGTATACTACCAAGAGCAATTGCTTATGACTGCTTTAATGTTTTTGAGAATGAGTATATATCGTATGGATGCTTTTGGATAAGAAAGAATATATTGAAGGCAATCTTGAAAAGTGGGAAAAAATTGAGCGAGATTGTCTTAATGAGAGGAAATATGTTAGCTTTAGAAGTTCAAAAGTATGGAGGGTATACATATACGGCTGAAAGTATCACATCATTAAATACTAATAATGCGGTAAACGAGCGTATGTGGAGAGAGATGCTCTTTCATTTAAGAGAGAACTTTGAATTCACTATGCTTGAGGAGATAATAGAGAAACTTCATGCAGATAAATTACATAGAAGAAGGATAAAGAATATAATCAAACATAAATTCTATCGCATGGATTAA
- a CDS encoding PD-(D/E)XK nuclease domain-containing protein — protein MIASDPSFKDKFNKYSIFRELTTGKGFAEVVLIPYVPDKPALIIELKKDKCVESAIEQIRNKNYYSELELYSGNLLFVGINYDEKKKTHSCKIDKFIK, from the coding sequence ATGATCGCATCTGATCCTTCATTTAAGGATAAATTTAATAAATATAGTATATTTAGAGAACTTACGACAGGAAAAGGCTTTGCAGAGGTGGTTTTAATTCCGTATGTACCGGATAAGCCAGCTCTTATAATAGAATTAAAGAAAGATAAATGTGTAGAGTCTGCAATAGAACAGATAAGAAATAAAAACTATTATTCTGAACTTGAGCTTTATTCAGGAAACTTACTGTTTGTAGGAATTAATTATGATGAAAAGAAAAAAACACATAGCTGTAAAATAGATAAATTTATTAAATAG
- a CDS encoding AAA family ATPase, whose product MGIYLNPDNENFTQIARRKTYVDKTMMIAKINEIMDEKNKYVCMSRPRRFGKTIAGNMLAAYYSKGCDSTELFSKFKIAGDASFKEKLNKYNVIKIDMNSEYQNMADKSELIRRINREIKKEVIEEFSNVGILEEDTLAQAILRVYAKKKEKFVIIIDEYDILVRENFEAELFNEYLGFLNGLFKSDTLSSAIALAYITGILPVVRDKVQSKLNNFDEYTILDAGELSEFFGFTRDEVRNLCMEYDMDFEECKRWYDGYDLDGCEIYNPESVITSMTKKRFGNYWSRTSSYAAIADRIRENFEGMREDVIRMLSGESVKVNVTRFMNTMDSFVTKSDVFTYLTYLGYLAFNIDDGTCYIPNREVRQEWLNAVEGDKNYKVTDNIIKKSENLLGKTIAGDEEAVAKALDISHIHVTSNRSYNNEDALQSAIYLAYIYALNEYTVFREVTAGKGFADVIYIPFVPDKPAMIIELKKDKTAESAIEQIKNKEYFAELEHYHGNLLFVGINYDEDRKTHSCKIEKFLK is encoded by the coding sequence ATGGGCATATATTTAAATCCGGATAATGAAAACTTTACACAGATTGCGAGAAGGAAGACCTACGTTGACAAAACCATGATGATCGCAAAGATCAATGAGATTATGGATGAAAAAAATAAATATGTCTGTATGTCAAGACCGCGCAGATTCGGAAAAACAATTGCCGGAAATATGCTTGCGGCATATTATTCAAAGGGCTGTGATTCCACAGAGCTTTTTTCAAAATTTAAAATTGCCGGGGATGCTTCTTTTAAGGAGAAGCTGAATAAATATAATGTCATCAAGATCGACATGAACAGTGAATATCAAAATATGGCTGACAAGTCTGAGCTTATCAGGCGTATAAATCGTGAGATAAAGAAAGAAGTTATTGAAGAATTCAGCAATGTTGGGATTTTGGAAGAAGATACCCTTGCGCAGGCGATTTTGAGAGTTTATGCGAAAAAAAAAGAAAAGTTTGTAATTATCATAGATGAATATGACATACTTGTAAGGGAAAATTTTGAAGCAGAGTTATTTAATGAATATCTTGGTTTTTTGAACGGCTTATTTAAGAGTGATACCTTAAGTTCGGCAATAGCGCTGGCGTATATCACGGGAATACTGCCTGTGGTGAGGGACAAAGTGCAGTCGAAATTGAATAATTTTGATGAATATACTATTCTGGATGCCGGAGAACTCAGTGAATTTTTCGGATTCACAAGGGATGAAGTCAGAAATTTATGCATGGAATATGATATGGACTTTGAGGAGTGCAAAAGGTGGTATGACGGTTATGATCTTGACGGCTGTGAAATATACAATCCTGAGTCGGTAATTACATCTATGACAAAGAAGCGTTTTGGAAATTATTGGAGCCGGACATCATCCTACGCTGCCATAGCTGACAGAATAAGGGAAAACTTCGAGGGAATGCGTGAAGATGTGATCAGGATGCTGTCAGGGGAGAGCGTAAAGGTAAACGTAACCAGGTTCATGAACACGATGGATTCGTTCGTAACAAAAAGTGATGTTTTTACCTATCTTACATATCTGGGATATCTTGCCTTTAATATCGATGATGGCACTTGCTATATTCCAAACAGAGAGGTAAGGCAGGAATGGCTGAATGCCGTTGAAGGTGATAAAAACTATAAAGTGACGGATAATATTATAAAAAAATCGGAAAATCTGCTTGGAAAAACCATTGCAGGAGATGAAGAAGCAGTAGCTAAGGCGTTGGATATCAGCCATATTCATGTAACCTCAAACAGAAGTTACAATAATGAGGACGCACTGCAGAGTGCGATTTATCTCGCTTACATCTACGCCCTGAATGAATATACGGTATTTAGGGAAGTAACGGCAGGAAAGGGTTTTGCAGATGTTATTTATATTCCGTTTGTACCGGATAAACCTGCAATGATCATTGAATTGAAAAAGGATAAAACTGCCGAAAGTGCGATTGAACAGATCAAGAATAAAGAATATTTTGCGGAACTGGAGCATTATCATGGAAATCTGCTCTTTGTCGGAATAAACTATGACGAAGACAGGAAAACACACAGCTGTAAGATAGAAAAATTTCTGAAATAA
- a CDS encoding NAD(P)-dependent oxidoreductase — MTKNEMLISDFRTIINDKGIDHKKFEESSVLITGATGLVGSLLVRYFCYLINNENINLRVFALVRDKKKAETIYSMDEIHKISFIESDIVSPDLVKKLKYEVRHIDYLIHCAAITNSKVMIEKPVETIESSIIGTENILKFCKESSIKSAVYLSSMEAYGSMDIYSTSEAREDKLGIIDITKVRSNYPESKRMCENMCVAYHSEYGVPVKTARLAQTFGAGVLPWENRVFAQFAKSVINEEDIVLHTEGKSEGNYCYTTDSIRGILYILLKGKNAEIYNVTNEKSHTSIANMAKMVAEEVAYRKIKVVFDIPETNKFGYAADTKLHLNADKLRALGWIPNIGLRESFERLIEYMKCDRQSRERM; from the coding sequence ATGACAAAGAATGAGATGCTCATAAGTGACTTTAGAACAATTATTAATGATAAGGGAATCGATCATAAAAAATTTGAGGAAAGCAGTGTTTTGATCACAGGGGCAACAGGTTTGGTCGGTTCTTTATTAGTACGTTATTTTTGTTATCTGATAAACAATGAAAATATTAATTTAAGGGTTTTTGCACTTGTAAGAGATAAGAAAAAGGCAGAGACAATTTATAGCATGGATGAGATTCATAAGATAAGCTTTATCGAAAGTGATATTGTCTCTCCGGATCTTGTAAAAAAACTAAAATATGAAGTCAGACATATTGACTATCTTATACATTGTGCTGCTATTACAAATTCTAAAGTTATGATCGAAAAGCCGGTTGAAACAATTGAGAGTTCTATCATAGGAACCGAAAACATTTTGAAATTCTGCAAAGAGTCTTCTATAAAGTCTGCAGTATATTTGTCCTCTATGGAAGCATACGGAAGTATGGATATATATTCTACAAGCGAAGCCAGAGAAGACAAGCTTGGTATTATAGATATTACAAAGGTCAGGAGTAATTATCCTGAAAGTAAGAGAATGTGTGAAAATATGTGTGTAGCATATCATTCAGAATATGGTGTCCCTGTTAAAACTGCACGTTTGGCACAGACCTTTGGGGCTGGTGTATTGCCATGGGAAAACAGGGTTTTTGCACAGTTCGCAAAAAGTGTTATTAATGAAGAAGATATAGTTTTACACACGGAAGGAAAGTCAGAAGGTAACTATTGTTATACGACTGATTCAATTCGCGGAATATTATATATTCTTCTTAAGGGAAAAAATGCAGAAATTTATAATGTTACAAACGAAAAGAGCCATACAAGCATTGCAAATATGGCAAAAATGGTTGCAGAAGAAGTCGCATACAGAAAAATAAAGGTTGTCTTTGATATACCGGAGACAAATAAATTTGGTTATGCTGCAGATACAAAACTTCATTTGAATGCAGACAAACTTAGGGCTTTGGGATGGATTCCGAATATTGGTTTAAGGGAATCTTTTGAAAGATTGATAGAATATATGAAGTGTGACAGACAAAGCAGAGAGAGGATGTAA
- a CDS encoding translation initiation factor 2, giving the protein MKGTHHVIVENKRLHYEFDLRRNITVLKGESASGKTTLIDMIQEYMNLGQDSMVNVYADKRCGVISGNTWRGQLSEFSDSLIFIDEGNSFVLSDEFASTIKNTDNYYLIVTREGMVNLPYSVDEIYGIHHSGKYGDLRRCYQEFYHIYGNADKEEKVFPEVIITEDSNSGFQFFDAIGKEKGIEIIAGSGKSNILDIITRLKSDKEVLIVADGAAFGSEIERVIKYTEAVGHIKLYLPESFEWILLHSGILKNNEIKNILENPGDYINSEEYFSWERFFTRLLIDITKDTYLRYNKQKLNKAYLQGTIRNEIIKSMENIFF; this is encoded by the coding sequence ATGAAGGGAACACACCACGTAATTGTTGAGAATAAGCGGTTACATTATGAATTTGATCTAAGGAGAAATATAACAGTTTTAAAGGGAGAAAGTGCTAGCGGAAAAACAACCCTTATTGATATGATTCAGGAGTATATGAATCTTGGACAAGATAGTATGGTAAATGTCTATGCAGATAAAAGATGCGGCGTTATTTCTGGAAATACCTGGAGGGGGCAATTATCAGAATTTTCAGACAGTCTGATTTTTATTGATGAGGGAAACAGTTTTGTTTTGTCAGATGAGTTTGCAAGTACGATAAAAAATACAGATAATTATTATTTGATCGTTACACGAGAAGGAATGGTTAATTTGCCTTATAGTGTAGATGAAATTTATGGAATCCATCATTCAGGTAAATATGGAGATTTAAGGAGATGTTATCAGGAATTTTATCATATATATGGAAATGCTGATAAAGAGGAGAAAGTATTTCCTGAAGTTATAATTACTGAAGATAGCAATTCGGGATTCCAATTCTTTGATGCTATAGGAAAAGAAAAAGGAATTGAAATAATTGCCGGATCAGGAAAATCCAATATTCTTGATATAATAACGAGGCTTAAATCTGATAAAGAAGTTCTAATAGTTGCAGATGGAGCAGCATTTGGGTCAGAAATTGAAAGGGTTATTAAATATACAGAAGCCGTGGGTCATATAAAATTATATCTTCCGGAGTCGTTTGAATGGATTTTGCTGCACAGTGGAATTTTGAAAAATAATGAAATAAAAAATATACTTGAGAATCCCGGTGATTATATAAATTCGGAAGAATATTTTAGTTGGGAAAGGTTTTTTACTCGATTGCTTATAGACATTACGAAAGATACATACCTTAGATATAATAAACAGAAATTAAATAAAGCATATTTGCAGGGAACTATTAGGAATGAGATAATAAAAAGTATGGAAAATATATTTTTCTGA
- a CDS encoding IspD/TarI family cytidylyltransferase encodes MNIGVIFAGGAGKRMNSKEKPKQFLEVCNKPIIIYTLEYFEYHPDVDAVVVVCLEDWITYLKELLYKYRIEKVKKIVPGGKTGQLSIYNGLVGAEEIAEGDNAIVLIHDGVRPLINEKIITDNIECVKKYGSAITTAPAKETILVVDENNNSRIKTVTDRNNSRVAKAPQSFYLKDIISAHRKAMENGITDCIDSCTMMQTEGYDLFLVEGPSENIKITTPDDFYSMRAILTAKEDAQIYGLD; translated from the coding sequence ATGAATATAGGAGTGATTTTTGCAGGCGGTGCCGGAAAAAGGATGAATAGCAAGGAAAAACCTAAGCAGTTTCTTGAAGTTTGTAATAAACCGATCATTATATATACATTAGAATATTTCGAGTATCATCCTGATGTAGATGCAGTCGTCGTTGTGTGTTTGGAAGACTGGATAACTTATCTCAAAGAACTTCTTTATAAGTATAGGATAGAGAAGGTAAAAAAAATTGTTCCGGGAGGGAAAACAGGTCAGCTATCGATCTATAATGGTCTGGTAGGCGCAGAAGAGATAGCTGAAGGTGATAATGCTATTGTGCTGATACATGATGGTGTAAGACCACTTATAAATGAAAAAATCATTACAGATAATATTGAATGTGTAAAAAAATATGGGTCTGCAATTACTACAGCACCTGCCAAAGAGACAATTTTAGTGGTTGATGAGAATAATAATTCAAGAATCAAAACAGTCACTGATAGGAATAATTCAAGAGTTGCAAAGGCTCCGCAGAGTTTTTATCTTAAGGATATTATTAGTGCTCACAGAAAAGCTATGGAGAATGGTATTACAGACTGTATAGATTCATGCACTATGATGCAGACGGAGGGGTACGATTTGTTTCTTGTAGAAGGACCGTCTGAAAATATAAAGATCACTACTCCTGATGATTTTTATTCAATGAGGGCAATACTAACGGCAAAAGAGGATGCTCAGATATACGGGCTGGATTGA
- a CDS encoding AAA family ATPase — MGIYLNPDNENFTQIARRKTYVDKTMMIAKINEIMEEKNKYVCMSRPRRFGKTIAGNMLLRHIIQKGVIRLSYFQII; from the coding sequence ATGGGCATATATTTAAATCCGGATAATGAAAACTTTACACAGATTGCGAGAAGGAAGACCTACGTTGACAAAACCATGATGATCGCAAAGATCAATGAGATTATGGAAGAAAAAAATAAATATGTCTGTATGTCAAGACCGCGCAGATTCGGAAAAACAATTGCCGGAAATATGCTCTTGCGGCATATTATTCAAAAGGGTGTGATTCGTTTGAGTTATTTTCAAATTATATGA